In Synergistota bacterium, one genomic interval encodes:
- a CDS encoding DUF6282 family protein, giving the protein MFVDDGILEGMIDLHIHVGPDYVPRYGDSLRLAKEADSRGMKAIVVKKHLASTVGDAHVANQLGLKVKVFGGIALNGPTGGLNVRTVIATLKSGGKVIWLPTTDAEYGIRKAERGHWIKAYVNTSSFGKKIEPISILDDRGKLKEEVHEILRACKEYDAILASGHVSPQECLALAKESKAIGYSKLEITHPNAWTEDFTLDVLRELVSLGATLTLSYGVCSSYNGKQDPSEIVKIIKEVGAQNCILITDYGQVYSPSPVEGLRAYCYLLLRYGVTQKELDMMTKDNPSKLLSL; this is encoded by the coding sequence ATGTTTGTAGATGATGGAATTTTAGAAGGGATGATCGATCTCCATATTCATGTAGGGCCTGATTATGTTCCTCGTTATGGAGATAGCCTTAGGCTTGCAAAAGAGGCGGATTCTAGGGGAATGAAAGCCATAGTTGTTAAAAAGCATTTAGCTTCTACGGTAGGAGATGCCCATGTTGCAAATCAGCTTGGATTGAAGGTTAAAGTGTTTGGAGGCATAGCGTTAAATGGCCCTACGGGAGGGTTAAATGTAAGAACTGTTATAGCTACTCTTAAGTCTGGTGGAAAGGTAATCTGGTTGCCTACCACTGATGCAGAATATGGTATCAGGAAAGCTGAGAGGGGACACTGGATAAAAGCATATGTTAACACTTCTTCTTTCGGTAAAAAGATAGAGCCGATATCCATATTAGATGATAGAGGGAAATTAAAGGAGGAGGTTCACGAGATCCTAAGAGCTTGTAAGGAATATGATGCTATCTTAGCGTCAGGACATGTATCCCCTCAAGAGTGTCTTGCTTTGGCTAAAGAGAGCAAAGCCATAGGCTATAGCAAGCTTGAGATAACACATCCTAATGCTTGGACGGAAGACTTTACCTTGGATGTTTTAAGGGAACTCGTTTCTCTCGGGGCTACCTTAACGCTCTCTTACGGTGTTTGTTCCTCTTATAATGGTAAACAGGATCCCAGTGAAATAGTAAAAATAATAAAGGAAGTTGGAGCACAGAATTGCATTTTAATCACAGACTATGGTCAAGTGTACAGCCCATCTCCTGTGGAAGGGTTGAGAGCGTATTGTTATCTTCTTCTAAGGTATGGTGTTACCCAGAAGGAGTTAGATATGATGACAAAAGATAATCCATCAAAGTTGCTTAGTCTTTAG
- the thiC gene encoding phosphomethylpyrimidine synthase ThiC, producing the protein MTQMEMAKRGIISEEMKSVAEYEEVDVKLVCQKVAQGKAVIPKNKLHKVEKPMIVGENFSVKVNANIGTSKGFSSLEEEKEKAKIAIEYGADALMVLSTWGNLREIRKAIVEISPVPVGSVPIYDSAVKSYELNKNVVDFSEKDFLDMVITHAEDGIDFMTIHVGITKRLLEYIKKSKRILKIVSRGGSIIAGWMIKNNKENPFYKHFDELLDIAKEYDITLSLGDGMRPGAIVDASDSQQFEELFTLGELVDEARKKGVQVMIEGPGHIPLNEVEMNVRLMKKVGKEAPIFLLGPLPTDRAMGYDHIACAIGGALAGYFGADFLCYVTPAEHISLPTVEDVKEGVIASKIAATIADVARRNPKALELEREMALARKHFDWEKMFKLALAGNVAKEKHFKRPYDDKGCSMCGPFCAIKIAEEYI; encoded by the coding sequence ATGACACAAATGGAAATGGCTAAAAGAGGAATAATATCTGAAGAAATGAAAAGTGTAGCAGAATACGAGGAAGTGGACGTAAAATTAGTCTGCCAAAAAGTTGCTCAAGGAAAGGCAGTTATACCCAAAAACAAATTACATAAGGTTGAAAAGCCTATGATAGTAGGAGAAAATTTTAGCGTTAAGGTAAACGCAAATATAGGAACATCAAAGGGATTCTCATCTCTTGAGGAAGAAAAAGAAAAAGCAAAAATAGCTATTGAATACGGAGCAGATGCCTTAATGGTTCTTTCAACTTGGGGGAATCTAAGAGAGATTAGGAAAGCTATAGTTGAAATCTCTCCCGTACCAGTAGGCTCAGTACCTATTTATGACTCTGCAGTTAAAAGCTATGAACTTAATAAAAATGTAGTGGACTTCTCTGAAAAAGACTTTTTAGACATGGTAATTACTCACGCTGAAGATGGAATAGACTTTATGACTATACATGTTGGCATTACAAAGAGATTATTGGAGTATATAAAAAAGTCCAAGAGGATCTTGAAAATAGTAAGTAGAGGGGGAAGCATAATAGCTGGTTGGATGATAAAGAACAACAAAGAAAACCCCTTTTACAAACACTTTGATGAGCTTTTAGATATAGCTAAAGAATATGATATCACCCTGAGTTTAGGAGATGGGATGCGTCCAGGAGCAATAGTAGATGCAAGTGACTCTCAACAATTTGAAGAACTTTTCACCCTTGGAGAGCTTGTAGACGAAGCAAGAAAAAAGGGAGTCCAAGTAATGATAGAAGGACCAGGTCATATACCCCTGAATGAAGTAGAAATGAACGTTAGACTAATGAAAAAAGTTGGGAAAGAAGCTCCTATCTTTCTTCTTGGTCCTCTTCCAACAGATAGAGCCATGGGTTACGACCATATAGCCTGTGCCATAGGTGGAGCATTAGCTGGATATTTTGGAGCAGATTTTCTATGCTATGTTACTCCGGCTGAACACATCTCTTTACCAACTGTTGAAGACGTAAAGGAGGGAGTAATAGCCTCAAAGATAGCAGCAACAATTGCAGATGTCGCTAGAAGAAATCCAAAAGCATTAGAATTAGAGAGAGAAATGGCCTTAGCGAGAAAACACTTCGACTGGGAAAAGATGTTCAAACTCGCATTAGCTGGAAACGTAGCAAAAGAAAAACACTTTAAACGTCCTTATGATGACAAGGGATGTTCTATGTGCGGCCCATTTTGTGCTATCAAAATAGCTGAAGAATACATATGA
- a CDS encoding GntR family transcriptional regulator, protein MIVYKTKVEAVYEKLRENIVSGVYKPGERLVIGKIAQELGVSETPIREALRILEREGLVEIRSHVGPVVRGVEDVDIMESYIIRGVLEGFAAREGVDRFTEKDFKRLEELLGEMRKALENKDYVRYGNLNKEFHAYICSLNPYKKLYELIMELWNRWERTRAVFMLSPDRGEESLLEHEKIVELIKNKKKEELETFIREHRKRAAESFIKALKESKFK, encoded by the coding sequence GTGATAGTTTATAAAACTAAGGTAGAAGCTGTTTATGAAAAGCTTAGAGAGAATATCGTAAGCGGTGTTTACAAGCCAGGAGAACGTTTAGTAATTGGGAAGATCGCTCAGGAATTAGGGGTCAGTGAAACTCCAATTAGGGAAGCCTTAAGGATTCTTGAAAGAGAAGGATTAGTTGAAATTCGTTCACATGTAGGTCCAGTAGTTAGAGGGGTCGAAGATGTTGACATCATGGAGTCCTATATCATAAGAGGAGTGCTTGAGGGATTTGCTGCGAGAGAAGGTGTTGATCGCTTTACTGAAAAGGATTTTAAGAGATTAGAGGAGCTTTTAGGGGAGATGCGTAAAGCCCTGGAGAACAAAGATTATGTAAGATACGGAAACCTTAATAAGGAATTTCATGCTTATATATGTTCGTTAAATCCTTATAAAAAGCTTTATGAATTGATTATGGAGCTTTGGAATAGGTGGGAAAGGACTCGTGCAGTATTTATGCTTTCTCCAGATAGGGGGGAGGAGTCTTTGTTGGAGCATGAAAAGATCGTCGAGTTAATAAAAAATAAGAAAAAGGAAGAATTGGAGACTTTTATAAGGGAGCATCGTAAAAGGGCTGCAGAAAGTTTTATAAAGGCCTTGAAGGAGTCTAAGTTTAAATAA
- a CDS encoding TRAP transporter permease gives MKKIIFVAAILTSLIHLVNVSGIVSFSAMTIRTFHLMMMLFICFWSFLERSQQWSKLNRFIRSLEAVLALISGVYILVRWESITSSGGVTTKLDILVGILAIFLVLEATRRATGFALAIISGLFLVYPFIAPYLPSILKGKGYTLSRVTAFLFTSTEGLFGIPIGVSSTYIILFCIYGAFLSEFGASEFLYKFALSITKNVTAAAAKTSIIFSALVGMISGSAAGNVAITGSLTIPMMIREGYEPVKAGAISAVAATGGQIMPPIMGAAAFIMAEIIGKPYVHIMRAAVLPAILYFLSIFIIVHLEAKRIRFKVHEKEEVSFYRVMKEGWYFIIPIVVLTYMLVIGFSPFKAAYYSILSLLIVHIVSKHKVDKDLVFKILNALEKGARDTVPIAIACAASGIIVGVLSLTGLGVRVSSLIFVFSWGNKLLALIWTMVFSIILGMGLPTTAAYLILASVVAPTLVKMGVSLLAAHMFVFFFGCISTITPPVALASYVAASIAKADLNKVGWTAFKYGLVSFVLPFMFVYGSTLLLEGTLFNILFSIVFSIIGVLAIAASIVGYFKGDLKLWQRFLLFGAGMLLIKEGLFTDLVGLLIVSFIYVLKPKTKEGIS, from the coding sequence ATGAAAAAGATAATTTTTGTAGCAGCTATTTTAACTTCCCTTATTCATCTAGTAAATGTGTCTGGAATTGTTTCGTTTTCTGCAATGACAATTAGGACATTTCATCTGATGATGATGTTGTTTATATGTTTTTGGAGTTTCCTTGAAAGATCTCAGCAATGGAGTAAGCTAAATCGCTTTATTAGATCCCTAGAGGCAGTCTTAGCTTTAATAAGCGGGGTTTATATCTTGGTGAGGTGGGAAAGTATAACATCAAGTGGAGGAGTTACTACTAAACTTGATATCTTGGTGGGGATTCTGGCAATTTTTTTAGTATTAGAAGCTACGCGCAGGGCAACAGGTTTTGCTTTAGCTATAATAAGTGGACTATTTTTAGTTTATCCTTTTATAGCTCCATATCTTCCGTCTATTTTAAAAGGTAAAGGTTACACTTTAAGCAGAGTTACAGCCTTTTTATTTACTTCAACCGAGGGATTGTTTGGGATACCAATAGGGGTATCTTCAACCTATATTATACTATTTTGCATATATGGAGCTTTTCTAAGCGAGTTTGGGGCAAGCGAATTTCTTTATAAGTTTGCGCTGTCCATTACTAAAAACGTTACTGCGGCTGCTGCGAAAACGTCAATTATTTTTAGCGCTTTGGTAGGTATGATTTCTGGATCTGCAGCTGGGAATGTGGCTATAACAGGAAGCTTAACTATTCCTATGATGATAAGGGAAGGCTATGAACCTGTGAAGGCTGGTGCTATATCTGCGGTAGCAGCAACAGGAGGACAAATAATGCCTCCTATAATGGGAGCTGCTGCCTTTATCATGGCTGAAATTATAGGTAAACCTTATGTTCATATCATGAGAGCTGCTGTTTTACCTGCTATTTTGTATTTTCTTTCGATATTTATCATAGTTCATTTGGAGGCCAAGAGAATAAGGTTCAAAGTACATGAGAAAGAGGAAGTTTCCTTTTATAGAGTGATGAAGGAAGGATGGTATTTTATTATACCTATAGTCGTTCTAACTTATATGCTTGTGATAGGCTTTTCTCCATTCAAAGCTGCATATTATTCTATTTTGTCTCTTCTCATTGTTCATATAGTTTCAAAACATAAGGTAGATAAAGATCTTGTTTTCAAGATTTTAAATGCTTTGGAGAAGGGAGCACGAGATACTGTACCGATAGCAATTGCATGTGCAGCTTCTGGTATTATAGTAGGGGTCTTATCTTTAACTGGTTTGGGAGTAAGAGTTTCTTCTCTGATTTTTGTTTTTTCATGGGGTAATAAGTTATTAGCTCTTATTTGGACTATGGTATTTTCCATAATCTTAGGGATGGGGCTTCCTACAACTGCTGCTTACCTTATACTTGCTTCAGTTGTAGCTCCGACCCTTGTGAAGATGGGAGTTTCATTATTGGCTGCTCATATGTTTGTGTTTTTCTTTGGATGTATATCAACCATAACTCCGCCAGTTGCCTTAGCTTCATATGTTGCTGCCAGTATTGCGAAGGCAGACTTAAATAAAGTGGGTTGGACAGCTTTTAAATATGGTTTGGTTAGCTTTGTGTTACCCTTTATGTTTGTTTATGGTTCGACTTTGCTTTTAGAAGGTACGTTGTTTAATATTTTGTTTTCTATTGTTTTTTCCATAATAGGGGTTTTAGCTATCGCTGCAAGTATAGTTGGTTATTTTAAAGGTGATCTTAAGTTATGGCAAAGATTTCTTCTTTTTGGGGCGGGAATGTTATTGATCAAGGAAGGGTTATTTACTGATTTAGTAGGTTTGCTTATAGTATCATTTATATATGTTCTAAAACCTAAAACTAAGGAGGGAATTTCATGA
- a CDS encoding MFS transporter: MEIQVNKRAILLIAVLTSFIIPFMVSSINIALPTIGREFKMDAILLNWVATAYIISCAVFTVPFGRIADIYGRRKIFLMGLLFYAVFSFLCGTPKDPYFLIVFRILQGIGGAMIFATNIAILTSVFPSRERGKVLGINVASTYSGMSLGPFIGGYLTYCIGWRSIFFIGFALTLLSAFLAFRKVKGEWAEAKNESFDKMGFLLYAFLIVSLMSGFSRVPDISGFALLALGCGIFIFFVLWESRVKYPLLDISLFKSNRVFAFSSLAALIHYSATFAVTFLLSLYLQYIKGLNPRFAGSIIIFQPLMMALFSPIAGRLSDRIEPRIIASFGMGITALGVFLLSFLKEGTAINYIIVSLIVLGFGFAFFSSPNTSAIMGSVERRFYGVASGMVATMRLLGQMFSMGIVMLIFSIYIGRVQITPDKYLSFILSLKTSFLVFTVLCLAAISASLARGNLRVDQRCDR; the protein is encoded by the coding sequence ATGGAAATACAAGTTAATAAGAGAGCTATTTTATTAATTGCTGTTTTAACTTCCTTTATTATTCCCTTTATGGTTTCTTCTATTAATATTGCTCTTCCAACTATAGGAAGAGAGTTTAAAATGGATGCAATTTTACTAAACTGGGTTGCTACTGCTTACATAATATCTTGTGCAGTTTTTACCGTTCCTTTTGGTAGAATAGCGGATATATACGGTAGAAGAAAAATTTTTTTAATGGGACTTTTATTTTATGCTGTTTTCTCTTTCCTATGTGGTACGCCCAAAGATCCATATTTTCTTATAGTTTTTCGTATTTTACAAGGTATAGGAGGAGCTATGATATTTGCTACTAACATAGCGATTTTAACCTCTGTTTTCCCTTCAAGAGAAAGAGGTAAAGTTTTAGGTATAAATGTGGCTTCCACATACTCCGGTATGTCTTTAGGCCCTTTCATTGGAGGGTATTTGACCTATTGCATTGGATGGAGAAGTATATTTTTTATTGGTTTCGCTTTAACCTTACTATCTGCTTTTCTCGCTTTTAGAAAAGTTAAAGGAGAATGGGCTGAAGCTAAGAATGAGAGCTTCGATAAGATGGGGTTCCTGCTTTATGCTTTTTTAATTGTATCTTTAATGAGTGGTTTTTCGCGAGTTCCAGATATTTCTGGATTTGCTTTGCTTGCCTTGGGGTGTGGAATCTTTATATTTTTTGTTCTGTGGGAGAGTAGAGTGAAATATCCTTTACTTGATATATCCCTTTTTAAAAGTAATAGGGTTTTTGCCTTTTCAAGCCTAGCTGCTTTAATTCACTATAGTGCAACCTTTGCTGTGACCTTCTTATTAAGTTTGTATTTGCAATACATAAAGGGATTAAATCCTCGTTTTGCTGGTTCTATAATTATATTTCAGCCTCTCATGATGGCTCTTTTTTCTCCCATTGCGGGTAGGCTTTCTGACAGAATTGAGCCGAGGATAATAGCATCTTTTGGAATGGGGATTACAGCTTTGGGAGTATTTTTGCTTAGTTTTTTAAAGGAGGGCACAGCTATAAACTATATAATAGTATCTCTTATAGTCCTGGGGTTTGGCTTTGCATTTTTTTCCTCCCCCAATACTAGTGCTATAATGGGTTCTGTTGAAAGGCGCTTTTATGGAGTAGCATCAGGAATGGTAGCCACTATGCGTCTTCTTGGTCAGATGTTTAGTATGGGAATAGTTATGCTTATATTTTCCATATATATAGGTAGAGTTCAGATTACTCCTGATAAATATCTTTCGTTTATTTTAAGCTTGAAGACTTCTTTTTTAGTATTTACTGTACTTTGTTTAGCTGCAATATCGGCTTCTCTTGCAAGGGGAAACTTAAGGGTTGATCAAAGATGTGATAGATAA
- a CDS encoding cation diffusion facilitator family transporter has translation MGLNQWLLNKLLSKEKQERKSIGYLEGWISIIGNTILFLFKLIAGMYLNSISLIADAFHSLSDVLTSGIVILGFKLGDKPADEKHPFGHGRIEQISAIFIAFILIIVAYDLGKSSLNRILHPQKTEFNTYVLLILILAAIFKEWMARFSTYLGKEINSTALIADAWHHRSDAIATLLVAIGLIMAKLSFLKIDGIIGLIVSILIGWIGIDIVKSSSSFLIGETPDKKLLELVKIATSSTPGVIDYHDVSVHDYSSNKVITLHIEVDRNITIKEAHDIALKIQRIIQNGIKEAKVIIHIDPLGEKED, from the coding sequence ATGGGGCTAAATCAATGGCTTTTAAATAAACTTCTATCAAAGGAAAAACAAGAACGAAAATCTATAGGATACCTTGAAGGATGGATTAGCATAATAGGGAATACAATCTTATTTTTATTTAAGTTAATAGCGGGTATGTATCTAAACAGTATATCTTTGATAGCGGACGCTTTTCATTCTCTTTCCGACGTTTTAACATCCGGAATAGTAATCTTAGGCTTCAAACTAGGGGATAAACCCGCAGATGAGAAACATCCTTTTGGTCATGGAAGAATAGAACAAATATCTGCAATTTTTATAGCCTTTATACTAATCATAGTAGCATACGACTTAGGAAAGAGCTCCCTTAACAGAATCTTACATCCACAAAAAACCGAATTTAATACATACGTGCTTTTAATATTAATCCTTGCAGCCATCTTTAAAGAGTGGATGGCTAGATTTTCCACATACCTTGGGAAAGAGATAAACTCCACAGCTTTAATTGCAGACGCTTGGCATCATAGAAGCGACGCTATAGCTACGCTTTTAGTAGCTATAGGTTTAATAATGGCAAAGCTAAGCTTCCTTAAAATAGACGGCATAATAGGATTAATAGTCTCCATACTCATAGGTTGGATTGGGATAGACATAGTTAAAAGCTCATCAAGCTTTCTTATTGGAGAAACACCTGATAAGAAACTACTAGAGCTTGTGAAGATAGCAACCTCTTCTACTCCAGGAGTAATAGACTACCATGACGTTTCAGTCCACGATTATTCAAGTAACAAGGTTATAACCCTTCATATAGAAGTAGATAGAAATATAACTATAAAGGAAGCCCATGATATAGCACTAAAGATACAACGCATTATACAAAATGGAATTAAAGAAGCAAAAGTTATAATACATATTGATCCTCTAGGAGAAAAAGAAGATTAA
- a CDS encoding methyltransferase domain-containing protein, whose product MEKRHERHRKVLGPVEDLEEHVHPDWWRRIFNSMYLKTDADVVEDKAITKAEVDLFLSILNLSKEDKILDLCCGQGRHSIELARRGFKNVEGLDRSHYLIQKAKARVKKEGLNVKFREGDARKLPYQADSFDVVMLLGNSFGYFETVQDDIRVLKEVFKVLKPQGRILIDVADGEYLRENFQARSWEWIDRKHFVCRERSLSWDKQRLITREVITHVEKGVIADQFYAERLYTRESLKELLTAAGFSDVTIHGEVKSVSQRNQDLGMMERRIIVTAVAKKDWTPVKKKKKEKIATVAVILGDPRKADPLKPFGVFDDDDIYTINRMKDALRELTEYNFVYLDNHDTLIYDLLRLKNKIDLVFNLCDEGFNNDPRKELHIPALLDMLEIPYTGAGPQCLAHCYDKSLVRGVAKEMGIPVPEAFLVKPEDTSFEIPFGFPVIVKPNFGDSSFGITQKSVVNDIEGLINAILDVREKFGYDKPILVEEFLTGSDLTVGIIGNVPGNYIVLPITEEDYSVLPPELPPICGYEAKWLPDSPYWKIRSIPANLPEETEKFIIECCLKLFERLEARDYCRFDWRLDSRGVPKLLEVNPNPGWCWDGHLAKMAKIAGFSYSEMLRAILEAAERRLGIRAINGERKNGLIVAR is encoded by the coding sequence ATGGAGAAAAGGCATGAGAGGCACAGGAAGGTATTAGGGCCTGTTGAGGATTTAGAAGAGCACGTTCATCCTGATTGGTGGCGAAGAATATTTAACTCTATGTATTTAAAAACAGATGCTGATGTGGTGGAAGACAAGGCTATCACTAAAGCTGAAGTGGACCTCTTTTTAAGCATTTTAAACCTTTCTAAGGAGGACAAGATATTAGACCTTTGCTGTGGTCAAGGAAGACATTCTATTGAGCTGGCGAGGAGAGGATTCAAAAACGTAGAGGGGCTTGATCGCTCACACTATCTTATTCAGAAGGCCAAGGCGAGGGTTAAGAAGGAGGGCTTAAATGTAAAGTTTAGGGAAGGAGATGCTCGTAAGTTACCATATCAAGCAGATTCTTTTGATGTAGTCATGCTATTAGGTAATAGCTTTGGCTATTTTGAAACGGTTCAGGATGATATAAGAGTTTTAAAAGAGGTTTTTAAGGTCCTTAAGCCTCAAGGGCGCATTCTTATAGACGTAGCTGATGGTGAGTATTTGCGAGAGAATTTCCAAGCGAGGTCTTGGGAATGGATAGATAGAAAGCACTTTGTTTGTAGGGAGAGATCATTGTCTTGGGATAAGCAACGTTTGATCACTCGAGAGGTTATAACCCATGTTGAGAAAGGTGTTATAGCGGATCAATTTTATGCAGAAAGGCTCTATACACGTGAAAGTTTAAAGGAACTTCTTACTGCTGCCGGCTTTAGCGATGTAACTATTCATGGGGAGGTTAAATCTGTCTCTCAGCGGAATCAGGACTTAGGTATGATGGAACGTAGGATTATAGTAACTGCTGTAGCCAAAAAGGATTGGACGCCAGTTAAGAAGAAAAAGAAGGAGAAGATAGCTACTGTAGCCGTTATATTAGGGGATCCTCGTAAGGCTGATCCGTTAAAGCCCTTTGGTGTTTTCGATGATGATGATATATATACTATTAACAGAATGAAAGATGCTTTGAGGGAGCTTACTGAGTATAACTTTGTGTATCTTGATAATCATGATACCTTAATTTATGATCTATTAAGGCTTAAGAATAAGATTGATTTAGTTTTTAACTTGTGTGACGAGGGTTTCAATAACGACCCAAGAAAAGAGCTTCACATTCCGGCTCTTTTAGATATGCTTGAAATACCATATACAGGTGCTGGCCCTCAGTGTCTTGCTCATTGCTATGATAAATCTCTTGTGCGTGGTGTGGCCAAGGAGATGGGTATTCCTGTGCCGGAGGCCTTCCTTGTTAAACCTGAAGATACATCTTTTGAGATTCCTTTTGGGTTTCCAGTTATAGTTAAGCCTAACTTTGGTGATTCAAGTTTTGGTATAACTCAAAAGAGTGTGGTTAATGATATTGAAGGATTGATAAACGCTATATTGGATGTAAGAGAGAAGTTTGGGTATGATAAGCCTATATTAGTAGAGGAGTTTTTGACTGGGAGCGATTTAACTGTAGGTATAATAGGAAATGTTCCAGGAAACTATATTGTTTTGCCTATCACTGAAGAGGACTATTCCGTTCTCCCCCCAGAGCTTCCTCCTATTTGTGGATACGAGGCTAAGTGGTTGCCTGACTCCCCTTATTGGAAGATAAGGTCTATTCCTGCCAATCTTCCCGAGGAAACGGAGAAGTTTATAATAGAGTGTTGTTTAAAGCTTTTTGAAAGGTTGGAAGCGAGGGATTATTGTAGGTTTGATTGGAGACTTGACTCTCGGGGTGTGCCTAAGCTTTTAGAGGTAAATCCCAATCCTGGTTGGTGTTGGGATGGACATTTGGCTAAGATGGCTAAGATAGCAGGATTTTCTTATTCGGAGATGCTTAGGGCTATATTGGAGGCAGCAGAGCGCCGCTTAGGAATTCGTGCTATTAATGGTGAGCGAAAGAATGGGCTTATTGTAGCAAGGTGA
- a CDS encoding sulfide-dependent adenosine diphosphate thiazole synthase, whose translation MRDIIISKAILESFFKKLVSSLELDVAIVGAGPSGLVASYELAKKNFKVAIFEERNTPGGGIWGGGIMFNEVVLERELESFLKELDVKYKIIEDHIVVDSCHFASALIYHTTKAGALLFNNVSVEDVAMKDGKICGVVVNWGPVKKLGLHVDPITIKASYVVDGTGHPANVVSLLVKRGLMEKKTEFPMNADEAEKFVVEKTGEVFPGLLVSGMAVCEVYGGPRMGPIFGGMILSGKRIAEIISERVSRK comes from the coding sequence ATGAGAGACATAATCATATCAAAAGCTATTTTAGAGAGTTTTTTTAAGAAGCTTGTAAGTTCCTTAGAGCTGGATGTAGCTATAGTGGGAGCAGGTCCAAGCGGTCTAGTAGCATCTTATGAACTTGCTAAGAAAAATTTTAAAGTAGCAATATTCGAGGAAAGAAATACACCAGGAGGAGGAATTTGGGGAGGAGGAATAATGTTTAATGAAGTAGTTTTAGAAAGAGAACTTGAGAGTTTCCTAAAAGAGCTTGACGTAAAATATAAGATTATCGAAGATCATATAGTAGTAGACTCTTGTCATTTTGCATCTGCCCTAATATACCATACAACTAAAGCCGGAGCTCTTCTATTTAACAACGTAAGCGTTGAGGACGTAGCTATGAAAGATGGTAAAATCTGCGGAGTAGTAGTCAACTGGGGACCAGTTAAAAAATTAGGGCTTCATGTAGACCCTATAACTATTAAAGCTTCCTATGTTGTAGATGGAACAGGACACCCAGCAAACGTTGTATCTCTCCTTGTAAAGCGAGGGCTTATGGAAAAGAAAACCGAATTCCCAATGAACGCAGATGAAGCTGAAAAGTTTGTCGTTGAAAAAACCGGTGAGGTTTTTCCAGGACTCTTAGTTTCAGGAATGGCTGTGTGTGAAGTCTATGGAGGACCTAGAATGGGACCAATATTTGGAGGTATGATTTTATCCGGAAAGAGAATAGCAGAAATAATAAGCGAAAGGGTGTCCAGGAAATGA
- a CDS encoding TAXI family TRAP transporter solute-binding subunit, translating into MGGKRLAGILMVLALIISFSLGKAVAASGSKKYISIGTASVGGAYFSLGQSIANIVNKYVKDVEMVAEVTGGSVENPRLVSQGDVEFGLTNANLAYFGVMGMPPYKDKLKISAVASLHPSVFHIITLGNSPINAVSDFKGKRIAVGPAGGGTIPVLEVVLEEYGLSIKDILPSYLSYSDGFMNLADGNVDIALALSGYPASAVLELTANKRIKFINIEDDKMANIMKKHPYYSKIVVPKDVYKLEKDAVAIGIRNVLIVRSDVDEILVYQITKAIFDNLEELRNMNAIAKQIDLEEASKVPIPLHPGAKRYFDERSRK; encoded by the coding sequence ATGGGGGGCAAAAGGTTGGCAGGGATTTTAATGGTGCTAGCGTTAATTATTTCTTTTTCTTTAGGTAAAGCTGTAGCTGCAAGTGGGAGCAAAAAGTATATCAGTATCGGAACAGCAAGCGTTGGAGGAGCTTATTTTTCTTTGGGACAGAGTATTGCTAATATAGTTAATAAGTATGTTAAGGATGTAGAGATGGTTGCAGAGGTAACAGGGGGATCGGTTGAAAATCCCAGGTTGGTTTCTCAGGGAGATGTAGAATTTGGTCTTACTAATGCCAATTTAGCTTACTTTGGTGTTATGGGTATGCCTCCTTATAAGGACAAACTTAAGATAAGTGCTGTAGCTTCGCTTCATCCGAGTGTTTTTCACATTATAACGTTGGGAAATTCTCCTATAAACGCTGTTTCTGACTTTAAAGGTAAAAGGATTGCCGTTGGACCAGCTGGGGGTGGAACTATTCCTGTTTTAGAGGTTGTTCTTGAAGAGTATGGTCTTAGTATTAAAGATATATTGCCGAGTTATCTTTCGTATAGTGACGGTTTTATGAATTTAGCTGATGGAAATGTTGATATAGCATTGGCTTTGTCTGGTTATCCTGCCTCTGCTGTTTTAGAGTTAACTGCTAATAAGAGAATAAAATTTATAAACATTGAGGATGATAAAATGGCCAACATTATGAAGAAGCATCCTTACTATTCAAAGATAGTTGTTCCTAAGGATGTTTATAAGCTTGAGAAAGATGCTGTTGCTATAGGGATAAGAAACGTTCTTATAGTAAGATCTGATGTAGATGAGATCCTAGTATATCAAATAACAAAGGCTATTTTTGATAACTTGGAAGAGCTTAGAAATATGAATGCCATTGCCAAACAGATAGATTTAGAGGAGGCTTCTAAGGTGCCAATCCCTCTCCATCCTGGAGCTAAAAGGTACTTCGATGAAAGATCTAGAAAATAG